The Nocardia sp. NBC_01329 sequence TGGGCTGCGGCACCGACGCGGCGTGCGGGGCGGGCAACGTCATCGTCGCGCCCAGTACACCAGCCGCGCACAGTATCCGCAGCATGCCACGGTGGCGCGGACGAGCGCTCATATGCTCAGGTTCCGCGCGGTGTTGTAGATGCCCATCACCCAGAGCACCAGCGGGATCACCGCCATGATCAGCGCGTATTCGAAAAGTTCGATTGCCCGGCGGACCACGGGTGTCACCTCGATATGGGGGCCGATCACCCCGAAACCGATCACCCCGAGAGTGAAGGCGAGCAGGAGGGCGGCACCGGTCAGAACGAGATCACCGTCGCCGAAGGACAAACCGACGACCAGCGATACGAAGGTCAGGCAGGCGCCACCGATAAGCGTGGCGGCCTGGGCGATATCGGCGAAAGAACGCCCCCGCAGCGACAGGATGATGGCGGTGATCACCGCGAGTGTGATGCCCTGCCACCGGGACGGTCCCAGCGGGTCGGCGACACCGAACGCGCCGATGACAGTACTCGCCGTACAGGCGGCGATCAGTCCGGTCTGGAACCGGTTGGCCGCGCGCGCGCGTTCGCCGAGACCCGCCGCCGACGGAAGAGCGGTCGCACCGATAGCGCCGATCCCCTCGATCGTCGGGCGCGGCTCGTGGTCGGCGGGGTCGATGGCGGCGCCGGCGGTCGGAACCGGCGGAATCGGCAACCGGGCCAGGACGGCAGCCAGTCGCGGCACCGCCGACAGGATCACGATCCCGGCGACCAACAGTCCGGCGGACAATTTCGGCAGCCCCGGATGCCAGATCAGGTAGATACCGGCAATGAACAGCGCGATGATCGCCGAGGTGGCCGCGCAGGAGAACAGGGTCGCGCCCACACCGGTGAGCCGATAGCCCAGAATGGCGGCCACCAGCAGTACCGCACTGCCCAGCAGTAGATGGGGGCTCCCCAGCGAACCCGGTACGAGCAGCGCGGCGCCACCGAACAACAGCATCAGCCCGTCGGCCGACAGCCAGGCGGCGGTGAGTTCGTCGCGGTACCTGCGTGCGGTGATTCCGGCGGCGACCAGCGCGGCGACCCCGGAACCCAGCAGTGCCAGGGCCGGTGCGAGCGGATCCCCGGCACCGCGCGAGAGCACCAGGACAACGAGGGTGGTGAGCACGGTCGCAGCCGACGCGACCAATCCCATCCAGCGCGCGGAGGCCCCCGACCAGCCGGTGAACTCCTCGGCGGTCAGCCGGGATACGGCGTCGATGACATCGTCGAACAGCGCGGGCGCCTCCTTGGCCGACACCGAACGCAGCACCAGCAGTTCACCGTCGTGGACCTCGGCCTCGGTGAGGGTGCGGCTCGGCGCGATCGCCTCACGTCCCAACCGAGCCAGCGTCCAGTGCTGAGCGGAGAGGGGGCCGGCATCCTCGTCGGAGTCCGGCAGGCTCGGGCTACGTGATTCGATCATGGTCACCAACTCGCCGATGAAACCGGCGATCGGGACGGTCGCGGGCAGTCCCACATCGATCTGGGTGTTCCCACCGATGACCGATACCCTGCTCAATTCCGGTTCCTGCGCTCGGCTCGAGCTCGGCGACTCGACCGGTGTACTCATCTCCCCACCCGCATCCCGCTCAACATTTCACGCCTCGGCCGTCGACAAACCATCAATCCGCCATCCAGTTTTCATATTCCGAAGGCAGTGAACCGCGGAACACGGTCTGCGTGAACAACTTCGGCACTGTTCGTGAACTCTCGCTCGGGTGATTTCGCAGTTGCGGGGCTGCCCCGCGACTGCACCCAATGTAACGGAGCGCCGAGGTGCGCGCGATCGGTAGTCTGGTATCCAGATATCGTTCTCTCTACACCGATCCAAGAATTCCGGGAGCGCCTGCAATGACCGGCAACCGCCAAGCTCAACGCGCATTCGATGCCGGGGTTCTGTCGCTCGGATTGTCCATCGAAGGACAGGAGTCCACCCGAGACCTCGAGTACGCGAAACTGGCGTTTCAGCGGGCCACCGAATGGGATCCGGGGATGTGCGACGCGTGGCTGGGCCGGGCAGCCGCCGGAGAGCTCACCAAAGATGTGCTCTTCAACCTGCACAAGACCTGCGATGCGACGCTCTACCGCGAGCAGCGCCGGGTAGGCCTGCAGCCCCGGGAGCTCGCGGCCCGCTTCCAGCCGGGACTCTACATCGACTATCCACTGTCGAGCCGGACCGAGGTCTCGCTGGCTTGGGCGGCGCAGTTGATCGCCGACAAGGACTTCGACGAGGCCGAACGCGTACTGAACGAATTGGACGCATCCCGCGGGGGGCGGCAGCTCGGCGACGCCGAACGTGAGGCCGACAATCGGATCGCCGCCTACGTCCGGGGAATTCTGCACTACACCACCCAACGCTGGTCCGATGTGATGAGCGTGTTGGCTGCGTCGGCGGAATGGGACGACCCGTATCTCGCGGCCGGTGCACATGTGATGGTCGGTACGGCATGCGCTCAGCTGGGGTTGTACGCGGAGTCGATCCGCCGGATGCAGGCCGCCGAACAAGGACCGATCCCCGCCGCCCGCTCCACGGCCATGTTCTGCCGAGGCCTGTGCCTGCGCGAGTCGGGTAACGAAAGCGAGGCGCAGGCACTGTTCGAGAAGGTGTATTCGCAGGCACCGGACTTCGAGGCCAACGCTACGGCCATGCGCGACCGCACCTACCGCATCACCCTCACCAGCCGTGAGGTGATCGCGGCACGTACCGATAAATGGGACCCGGCCTCTTCCCCGACGATGGAGCAGATGAACCGGGCAGAGGTCCAGGACCGAGCCAAAGAGACACTGGTCGAAGCGCGCGCCGAACTGGATTCCCAGATCGGGCTGGCGTCGGTGAAAACCCAGGTCGCCAAACTGCAGTCGACTGCGCAGCTGGCAAAGATCCGGGCTGAGAAGGGGATGGCCAGCGTGCCGCGCGGCCAGCACCTGGCGTTCACCGGCCCACCCGGTACCGGTAAGACGACCATCGCCCGGGTGGTCGCCAAGATCTATTGCGGACTGGGCCTGCTACAGACCGAGAAGATGATCGAGGCCAAACGCGCGGATTTCGTCGGGGAACATCTCGGCAGCACCGCTATCAAGACCAACAAGCTGATCGACGGCGCCATGGACGGCGTGCTCTTCATCGACGAGGCCTACACCCTGATCCAATCGGGTCTCTCCGGCGGTGACGCGTTCGGCCGCGAAGCCGTCGATACGCTGCTGGCCCGGATGGAGAACGACCGCGACCGCCTGGTGGTGATCATCGCAGGCTACGACGGCGAGATCGACCGGCTGCTGGCTGCCAACGACGGTTTGGCCTCACGTTTCGCCAAACGCCTGCAGTTCCCGTCCTACAACGCCACCGAGCTGGGACAGATCGGCGAGGTCATCGCGACCAAGCGCGATTCGGATCTGTCCGAAGAGGCGCTCAAGGTATTGATCCGGGCCTGCGATCACCTCTACGCGCTGAAGAGCACCGACCAGAGCGGGCAACCACGGCGCGGGGTAGACCTGGCCGGTAACGGTCGTTTCATCCGCAATGTGATCGAGGCGGCCGAGGAAGAACGCGAATTCCGGCTGGCCAATGACGAATCGCTGGATCTCACCGATATCGACGAGACAGTGCTGCGTCGAATCGAGGAGCCTGATATGCGGCTCGCGCTGGCGACCATCCTCGATTCGCTGAACATCGGCTGGACCGACCCGAGCTGACAGCGGCCCCGGCCACCGGCCGATGGAGGGATTCAGACCTCGGGCATCTCAGCCGGGCATCTCAGCCCTCGGACAGCGAATCGTGGCTGACCAGGGCCTCCCGTAGATCCATCGTCGGCCCGGGAACCAGTTGACCGACAATCGCCCAGGGCGCCAGATGTGGGGTGGAGCCCAGGCCCAGCACCTCCGCTGTGGCCGAATCCGGTACGCCGTAGCGGATACCGTTGTCGGCGACGTAGAAGAGACTGCCGCGCCGGGGGCTGCCCGGTTCCAAACCGGTTACCTGCACGTACTCCCCGTGGATGGGGGACAGATACACCTGGTCCACCCGGTCGCCGCTGCTGTCCGCGGTGGCCAGTTGCACCGGGGTGGCGGATTCGGCGATGGGCAGCTTGGATCCGATCAGCAGACCGACGACGGCCCGCTCTCCCGGGCCGTCACCGATTCCCGCGCCGGCCGGAGCCCTACCCGGCGATTTCGACCAGGCGACACAGGTGACCGGACCGTCTTCGGGGTCGACGATCTCCGGGATCTCACCCGGGAAGTCCGCGATCGGCAGATGACGCACCACGGGAACCTCGTCGAGGACATCGGGCGGCATGACCTCGACCTGGCTCATCCCCTGCGAATCGGCGTAGCGGATCACCTCGGCGGCGAACGGCGACACCGGCTGCACGCCGTCGGCGAGGACGACATACATCTCGGGAGTCGTATCCCGGCCCACTCCGGCCACGGAGATGATCCCACCGATGGGAATTCGTGACAGTGGTCCGGGACCCGGCTCACCCGCACGATCGATGGCAGGTGCCATCAGCTGCGGCACCTGGGTGGTGGCCCCGAGGAATCCGGTACCGACCGGTCGCGGGCGGTGGGCCGGTAGGTCGAGCGCGCGGGAGAGCACCGAATCCGCCGGATCGACCTCGGCGCGCTTTCCGTCGTAGATCAGGTAGGTCTTGTTCTCACGGCCGACCAATAGCGCCTCGGCCGGACCGGCGGCCCGCACGCGGTCGCTCAGTTCAGGGCGGCCCGCCACCACCGTGGTCGTCGCCCCGGCGGCGGAAGCCGCGCTGCCGCCCGCGGACAATTGGATGGACTCGCACAGTGACCAGTGCGAATCGCCTCCCTGCGCCGATCCGGGCAGTGCGGCAGGCGCGCCCGGGATGCCCAGAAGCGGGCCACGCGGCAGGGAACCCAGCTTGTCGTCCTTCACCGCGTGCGGATCGGCATTGCTGCCCGTGATCAGGCGCGCGGAGGCCAGATTGAGCACGGGATGCAGGGTCTGGCTGCCGTCGTCTTTCTCCACCACGACATACAGTGCGCCACTTGACTTACCGGAGACGATGAGCGCGTCCCCGATCGCGCCCTGTGGCCGTAGAAACGCGAGAATGGCCGCACCGGCCGTGACGAGGATGCCGAGCACCAGTCCGACCATCAGTGACCGGATCTGGGAACGCATCGGATCGTGCAGCATCCGCACATCGCGGCGCACCAGTGCGTGGTCGAGACGACGCAACAGGAAACGGTACCCGTTCACCTGGGCACGGGTAGTCAGCTGTGCTGGCACTCAGGACTCCATCGAGCTATCGACCGCGATCTCTTTCGACACGGTACCGTAATTCCCCAATGGTTACGTCGGGCCGAATCGGTGGAATCCCTGGTGGCCCACCGATGCGCGCATGCCACCGAGGCAGGAACGAACAGCTGTGAACGAGACGATGAACTCCGCACCGCAGGTCGCCGACATCCCGGATCCGCCGGATTCCCGGGATTCGACGAATATTCGCCGATCGGCCTACGACACTCTGCGGGACCCCGAATTCTGGCTGTTCCGAATTTTTCCTCTCCGGACAGTCGTTCCCGGAATCCTGTTCGCTGCTTTCATCGGATGGGTCGTTCTCGTATTCGATGATTCGGTGTGGTACTCGCTCGGAGCGGGAGCGGGCGCCGCGGTGATCTGCCTGACCCCGATCGGCGGCCGCACCCTGGTGGCGCGGATCGCCGGCGGTCTGGCCCGGCGCGGAAAGATCTCGGCCGAACGACTGGATCAGGCCGCGGCCTTCGACGTACCGCTACCCGAAGGTGGCGGTTACGGGGTGCGCTGGGACGGCGATCTGCTGCTCACCATGCTGCGCATCGACCCGCCGCCGGACACCCTCACCCTGTTGCGGCCGGGGTCGCTGAACACCGAACAACTCCTGCCGCTGCCGGAGATCGCCCGCTGCCTCGACCAATTCGATCTGACCCTGGCCGGTATCGACGTGGTGAGTACCGGCGCCCGGACCGCCGGGACGGGCATCGCCGCGCACCTCTACGACCGGATCCTCGGCCCGCTCCCGGCCATCGCCCACCGCACCTGCTGGCTGGTGCTGCGGCTGGATCCGCTGGCGAACGCCGAAGCGGTGGACAACCGCGGCGGCGGGGGCGCCGGAGCATTGCGGGCCGCCATCATCGCCACCCGACGGGTCGAGAATCGGCTGGCCGCGCACGATATCGCCGCCTCGGTACTCACCGCGGCCGAGATGAACACCGCGGTCCGTGAACTCACCCACGGTTTCACCGTGGAGCAACTCACAGAGAACCCGAAGTGGCTGGAGGACCGGGGCCGCTACCTTGCCCAGTACCAGATCGGCGCCGATGCGGTCGGCCCACGCGGGCTGGCCGATATCTGGGCCACACCCAGCCTGTCCACCACGGTCACCTTGCGGCTGCGTCCCGGTATCGGCCGCAACGACCCGCACACCGAACTGGCCGATACCGTGGTCCTCAACGCCGTGGTCCGCTTCGATACGACCGAACCGCCCGAGCAGCCACCGCTGCCCGGACTCCGGGAACTCTACGGAAATCAACTGCGCATCCTGCTCGATACGCTGCCGGTCGGCTACACCGGCCGTTGGGGACGCGAAGTCGCCTATCGCGGCACGCTGGCCGCGCTCGCCGAGTTCACGGTGCCGACCGCCGGATGCGGCCAGCTCATCGGCGCCGACGATCACGGCCAGGGCATCGCGGTACCGTTGATCGGCGAGGGCACCCGCCAGCTCGAGGTGATCGGGTCACTCGATCTCGCACAGCAGGTCATTCTGCGCGCCACCGGGCTCGGCGCGCACGCCATCGTGCACACAGCCCGGCCCGAGGCCTGGCAGACGCTGGTCCGAAATCTCGACACCCCGCAGATCCTCACCATCGCGCCCCGCGCGGCCGGCGCCAGTTACCATCCGCCCGGCCCGCCGCCGGTGCCCACCGCGCCCTATCCGAGCACCACAGTGCTGGTGTTCGACGGCGTTCCCCCGGTCTCCCACGCAGGCGGGGCAACCATCGTGCACGTCCGGCAGCCGCACGAACCGCCGGGTTCGATCGAGGCAGATGTATCGCTGATCCAGGACCCCGACGCTCCCAACCGGGTCACCGTGCGTACTCCCGCCGTGACGACGACGGTGAACATGGTGACCACGCAGGAGGAGATGCACTACATCGGCGAATCCCTTGCCGCCCGCTGAGAACTGCGCGCGGAGAACCCGGTGGGAAACCACTGTCACGCAGAACGGCCGACTGGATCCTCATCCGATCCAGCCGGCCGGTCGCCGCCGTAGGTACCTACCCGCGGGCAGCCGAAGGCCACGAGGCCGTCGCCGATCTTCTTATCGGTCTCGAGCGCACGGTGCAGTGCGTTGTCTACCGCGGCGAGCTGATCCAGCTCGGTGAGGGTCCTCGAGCTCGGTATTCACCGCGCCGTGAGCAGTCTGGAACCCGTCCTGGGCTCCCTGGCCGGCCATGCGGCGAGGAGGTTGTCCTTGGCGGAACGCCCAGGATGGTCTGGATGGCGTCGTTATTCGGTGCGGTCACCGCATACCGGAAACCTGATCGGCACGAGCTCGGTACGACGGCACCGGACGATTTCGACGAGCGGGGCCCATCGACACGGCGATCGCCGCCCGGATGCGGGCGCCGAGTCACGGACCGTTCACGAATCGGTCTCATATGCACCGTTTTCGCCGTCGCATCGACAATCTGTCCGCGTGCACGGATCCAAAGGTGATCCGCGATGAGGCGAATCGACCTGAACGAGGAAGGATATCCATATCCACCGCGGGATCGCTCGTTTCCTTCCCGCTGCCGGTCAAAGCGCACCACCCGCGCGCGACCGACATGCGACGACCGGGCAAGATCGACCGTTATGCGAGCCCTGCTACAGCGCGTGACCTCCGCCCGGGTGAGCGTCGACGACGAGGTGGTCGGCCGGATCGATCCGTCCGACAGCGGTATTCGTCACGGCCTGCTGGCAATGATCGGGGTCACCCATACCGATACCGAGGCGACCGCGCGAGCGATGGCCGAGAAGATTTGGCAGCTGAGGATATTGGAAGGCGAACGCAGTGCGGCCGAGCTGTCCGCGCCTGTCCTGGTGGTCAGTCAATTCACGCTCTACGCCGATACCCGTAGAGGCCGACGTCCCTCATGGTCCGCGGCGGCACCCGGTCCGATCGCCGAACCCCTGGTGCACCTGGTCGCCGAGTCCCTGCGCCGGTCCGGCGCTACGGTCGCGGGTGGTCGATTCGGTGCGCATATGCAGGTCGAGCTCACCAACGACGGCCCCGTGACGATCATGGTGGAACTGTGATCAGGCCCGTTCACCCGGAGCCACTCCGCCACTGTACGAGCCGATTCGGTCTATAGCAGTGTCGGCGACCCAGCGGTCGGACCCGGGGTCGTTAATGGAGGCCGGCCGGACTCCGGTGGATGCCTACTCGGGGCGAAGCGTCAGAATCCGCGGTCCGTTCTCGGTCACCGCGACCGTATGCTCCCAGTGCGCCGCCCGCGACCCGTCGGTGGTCACCACGGTCCAGTCGTCGTCGAGCACCTTCGTCTCGTAGGTGCCCAGCGTGAGCATCGGTTCGATAGCCAGCACCGAGCCGACGACCAGCCGCGGGCCCTTGCCCGGCTCACCCTCGTTCGGCAGGAACGGGTCGAGATGCATTTCGCGCCCGATTCCGTGCCCGCCGTACCCGTCGACGATGCCGTAGGCCCGCCCGTGCTCTACCTCGGCCGCGCGGGTCCCGAGTTCGATGGCATGCGAGACATCGGTGAGCCGATTGTCCGGGACCATGGCCGCGATACCGGCCACCATGGATTTCTCGCATGCCGCGCTGAGCAGCCGGTCGGCGTCGATCAGATCACCCACGCCGAACGTCCACGCGGAATCACCGTGCCAGCCGTCCAGGACCGCTCCGCAGTCGATGGATACCAGATCGCCCGGCGACAGTGTCTCGGTCTCGGTCGGGATCCCGTGCACCACCCGGTCGTTCACCGACGCGCAGATTGAACCGGGGAACCCGTGATAGCCCTTGAAGGACGGCACGGCGCCGGCGTCCCGGATCACCTGTTCGGCGATCCGGTCCAATTCGAGAGTGGAGACTCCGGGCGCGGCCGCGGCACGGACCGCGACCAGCGCGCGACCGACCACCGCGCCCGCCGCCGCCATGGCATCGAGCTCACCGGCACTGCGGAACGGGACTACCTTCTTGCTCTTGAGACCGAAGACCATAGCGGTCAGCTCCCCATCGCCGAATGATTGTCGCCCGACCGGGACGCGAGACTAACCGGTCGTGGCATTACGGCCCAGCGCCTCCAGGGCCCGGGCGTTGACCTCGTCGACCTCACCGACACCGTCCACCGAGACGACCAGGCCGTCGTAGTAGTTCAGCAGCGGCTGGGTCTCGTCCCGGTAGATCCGGAGCCGGGTACGGATGGTCTCCTCGTTGTCGTCGGAGCGGCCGCGGGCCAGCATCCGGTCGACGACCGTGTCCTCGGACACCACGAAGCACAGCACCGCGTCGAGTTCGCTGCCCAGATCGTCGAGGATCTTGGCGAGCGCGTCGGCCTGGTCGACGGTGCGGGGGTAGCCGTCGAGCACGAAGCCGCGCGCGGCATCCGGCTCGGCCACCCGCGACCGGACCATCCGGTTGGTGACATCGCTGGGCACGAGCTCGCCCGCGTCCATGTAGCGCTTCGCCTCGAGACCGAGGGGAGTCTGCTCACTGATGTTCGCGCGGAAGAGGTCACCCGTAGAGATATGCGGTACGCCCAGCTTCTCCGATAGCAGCACGGCTTGAGTGCCCTTGCCCGCTCCCGGCGGTCCGAGTAGTACAACTCTCACTTGAGGAACCCTTCGTAATTGCGATTCATGAGTTGGCTTTCGATCTGCTTCACGGTGTCCAGGCCGACGCTCACCATGATGAGCACGGCGGTACCACCGAACGGCAGATTCTGGGCCGCACCGGACGAGCCGATATCGAGGAACAGATTCGGCAGGACAGCGACGAGACCGAGGTAGATGGAGCCGGGCAGGGTGATCCGGCTCAACACATAGGTCAGGTGATCGGCCGTCGGCTTACCGGGGCGGTAGCCCGGGATGAAGCCGCCGAACTTCTTCATCTCGTCGGCGCGTTCCTCCGGGTTGAAGGTGATCGCGACGTAGAAGTAGGTGAAGAAGACGATGAGGCCGAAGTAGATCCCGATGTACACCGGGTTACTGGGATTCACCAGGTACTTCTGGATCGCCTCCTGCCACCAGCTGGGGTCGGTGGCCGAAGTGGACCCGGTGAGCTGGGCGATCAGGTTCGGCAGGTACAGCAGCGACGACGCGAAGATGACCGGGATGACGCCGGCCTGGTTCACCTTCAGCGGCAGATAGGTCGACGAACCGCCGTACATCTTGCGGCCGACCACACGTTTGGCGTACTGCACCGGAATCCGGCGCTGGCCCTGCTCGACGAAGATGACGGCAATGATGATGAGCAGCGCGGCCAGACAGACGAGGCCGAAGACGAGACCGCCACGGCTGTCCAGGATCGATTTACCCTCACCCGGGATACGGGCGGCGATACCGGCGAAGATCAGCAACGACATACCGTTGCCGACACCGCGTTCGGTGATCTGCTCACCGAACCACATCACCAGGGCGGCACCCGCGGTCATCACCAGGACGATGATGATCATCCCGAAAACGCTGGTGTCGGCCAGGATGTCCTGCTGGCAGCCCTGCAACAGCTGCCCGCGCGCCGCCAGCGCCACCAGGCCGGTGGCCTGCAGGATCGCGAGCGCGATCGACAGGTAGCGGGTGTACTGCGTCATCTTGGTCTGGCCGGCCTGGCCTTCCTTGCGCAGTTCCTCGAACCGCGGGATGACGACGGTCAGCAGCTGGACGATGATGCTCGCTGTGATGTACGGCATGATGCCGATCGCGAACACCGAGAGCTGTAGCAGCGCACCACCGGAGAACAGGTTGATGAGCTGGTAGATACCAGCGGAATCACCACCGGAGACCAGGTCGATACATTCCTGAACCGCCCTGTAGTCGACCCCGGGCGACGGTAGCGCGGCACCGAGGCGGTACAACGCGACCAGCCCCAGCGTGAAGAGAATCTTCCGCCGCAAGTCCGTAGTCCGGAAGGCCGTAACGAAGGCGGAAAGCACAGATCCTCCTGGCGAACGACATGGTCAGGCCATGGAATTTTTCAGCGTGTCCCGGTCGGAGATCGCCGAACCCATGACGGGTCTTGGCAGACAACTCTTGAACTCTAACAGTGACGCCGGACGAGCCTGCACTCGTCCGGCGTCGCTGAGTCTTTTCGACATGGTCTTTTCGACATGGTCGGGAGCGCTGCGTGGTTACACCGCGCTACCTCCTCCGCGCTCGACCCGACCATGTCGATGGTCGAAACCGGCGAATGTCAGCCCAGTTCGGTGGCGGTGCCACCGGCGGCGCTGATCTTCTCCTTGGCGGAGCCGGAGAACTTGTCCGCACTGATCTGAACGGCGACGGAGATCTCACCCTCGCCGAGCACCTTGACCAGCTGATTCTTGCGGACAGCGCCCGCCGCGACCAGCTCGGCCTTGCCGATGGTGCCCCCTTCGGGGAACAGTTCGGCGATGGCGCCCACGTTCACGACCTGGTACTCGGTCCGGAACGGGTTGGTGAAGCCCTTGAGCTTCGGCAGCCGCATGTGGAGGGGCATCTGCCCGCCCTCGAAGGCGGCAGGCACGTTCTTACGCGCCTTGGTGCCCTTGGTGCCGCGACCCGCGGTCTTACCCTTGGATCCCTCACCACGACCCACCCGGGTCTTATCGGTCTTCGCGCCCGGAGCGGGGCGCAGATGATGCAGTTTGATGGTCATGTCAGACCTCCTCAACTGTTACGAGGTGGCGCACGACATTGATCAGACCACGGTTCTGCGGGTTGTCCTCCCGGATCACCGTCTTTCGGATACCGCGCAGACCCAGGGTCCGCAGGCTATCCCGCTGATTCTGCTTGGCGCCGATCGAGCTCTTGATCTGGGTCACCTTGAGATCTGCCATATCAGGCTCCTTGTCCGGCACGGGCACGCAACATGCCCGCGGGAGCGACGTCCTCGAGCGGCAGACCACGGCGAGCCGCGACCTCTTCCGGCCGCTGCAGCATCTTGAGCGCTGCGACGGTGGCGTGGACGACGTTGATCGCGTTGTCGCTACCGAGCGACTTGGCCAGGATGTCGTGGATGCCCGCGCATTCCAGTACGGCACGCGCGGCGCCACCGGCGATCACACCGGTACCAGGGGAGGCCGGACGCAGCATGACCACACCGGCCGCCGCTTCGCCCTGTACCGGGTGGACGATGGTGGAGCCGATCATCGGGACGCGGAAGAAGCCCTTGCGCGCTTCCTCGACACCCTTCTGGATGGCCGCGGGAACTTCCTTGGCCTTGCCGTAGCCGACGCCGACCAGACCGTTGCCGTCGCCCACGATGACCAGAGCGGTGAAGCTGAAGCGCCGACCACCCTTGACCACCTTGGAGACACGGTTGATGGCGACTACGCGCTCGAGCTGGTTCTTCTCGGCCGCGTCGTTACGGCGGTCGCCGCCGCCCCGGCGGTCGCCGCCGCCCCGGCGGTCACCGCGTCCCCCGTCGGGGGCGTTGGAGTTCTGTCCGGCGGGTCCGTTTCCGCCGTGGCCGCGC is a genomic window containing:
- the eccD gene encoding type VII secretion integral membrane protein EccD, with the protein product MSRVSVIGGNTQIDVGLPATVPIAGFIGELVTMIESRSPSLPDSDEDAGPLSAQHWTLARLGREAIAPSRTLTEAEVHDGELLVLRSVSAKEAPALFDDVIDAVSRLTAEEFTGWSGASARWMGLVASAATVLTTLVVLVLSRGAGDPLAPALALLGSGVAALVAAGITARRYRDELTAAWLSADGLMLLFGGAALLVPGSLGSPHLLLGSAVLLVAAILGYRLTGVGATLFSCAATSAIIALFIAGIYLIWHPGLPKLSAGLLVAGIVILSAVPRLAAVLARLPIPPVPTAGAAIDPADHEPRPTIEGIGAIGATALPSAAGLGERARAANRFQTGLIAACTASTVIGAFGVADPLGPSRWQGITLAVITAIILSLRGRSFADIAQAATLIGGACLTFVSLVVGLSFGDGDLVLTGAALLLAFTLGVIGFGVIGPHIEVTPVVRRAIELFEYALIMAVIPLVLWVMGIYNTARNLSI
- the eccE gene encoding type VII secretion protein EccE, whose product is MNETMNSAPQVADIPDPPDSRDSTNIRRSAYDTLRDPEFWLFRIFPLRTVVPGILFAAFIGWVVLVFDDSVWYSLGAGAGAAVICLTPIGGRTLVARIAGGLARRGKISAERLDQAAAFDVPLPEGGGYGVRWDGDLLLTMLRIDPPPDTLTLLRPGSLNTEQLLPLPEIARCLDQFDLTLAGIDVVSTGARTAGTGIAAHLYDRILGPLPAIAHRTCWLVLRLDPLANAEAVDNRGGGGAGALRAAIIATRRVENRLAAHDIAASVLTAAEMNTAVRELTHGFTVEQLTENPKWLEDRGRYLAQYQIGADAVGPRGLADIWATPSLSTTVTLRLRPGIGRNDPHTELADTVVLNAVVRFDTTEPPEQPPLPGLRELYGNQLRILLDTLPVGYTGRWGREVAYRGTLAALAEFTVPTAGCGQLIGADDHGQGIAVPLIGEGTRQLEVIGSLDLAQQVILRATGLGAHAIVHTARPEAWQTLVRNLDTPQILTIAPRAAGASYHPPGPPPVPTAPYPSTTVLVFDGVPPVSHAGGATIVHVRQPHEPPGSIEADVSLIQDPDAPNRVTVRTPAVTTTVNMVTTQEEMHYIGESLAAR
- the map gene encoding type I methionyl aminopeptidase, producing MVFGLKSKKVVPFRSAGELDAMAAAGAVVGRALVAVRAAAAPGVSTLELDRIAEQVIRDAGAVPSFKGYHGFPGSICASVNDRVVHGIPTETETLSPGDLVSIDCGAVLDGWHGDSAWTFGVGDLIDADRLLSAACEKSMVAGIAAMVPDNRLTDVSHAIELGTRAAEVEHGRAYGIVDGYGGHGIGREMHLDPFLPNEGEPGKGPRLVVGSVLAIEPMLTLGTYETKVLDDDWTVVTTDGSRAAHWEHTVAVTENGPRILTLRPE
- the dtd gene encoding D-aminoacyl-tRNA deacylase, producing MRALLQRVTSARVSVDDEVVGRIDPSDSGIRHGLLAMIGVTHTDTEATARAMAEKIWQLRILEGERSAAELSAPVLVVSQFTLYADTRRGRRPSWSAAAPGPIAEPLVHLVAESLRRSGATVAGGRFGAHMQVELTNDGPVTIMVEL
- the eccA gene encoding type VII secretion AAA-ATPase EccA gives rise to the protein MTGNRQAQRAFDAGVLSLGLSIEGQESTRDLEYAKLAFQRATEWDPGMCDAWLGRAAAGELTKDVLFNLHKTCDATLYREQRRVGLQPRELAARFQPGLYIDYPLSSRTEVSLAWAAQLIADKDFDEAERVLNELDASRGGRQLGDAEREADNRIAAYVRGILHYTTQRWSDVMSVLAASAEWDDPYLAAGAHVMVGTACAQLGLYAESIRRMQAAEQGPIPAARSTAMFCRGLCLRESGNESEAQALFEKVYSQAPDFEANATAMRDRTYRITLTSREVIAARTDKWDPASSPTMEQMNRAEVQDRAKETLVEARAELDSQIGLASVKTQVAKLQSTAQLAKIRAEKGMASVPRGQHLAFTGPPGTGKTTIARVVAKIYCGLGLLQTEKMIEAKRADFVGEHLGSTAIKTNKLIDGAMDGVLFIDEAYTLIQSGLSGGDAFGREAVDTLLARMENDRDRLVVIIAGYDGEIDRLLAANDGLASRFAKRLQFPSYNATELGQIGEVIATKRDSDLSEEALKVLIRACDHLYALKSTDQSGQPRRGVDLAGNGRFIRNVIEAAEEEREFRLANDESLDLTDIDETVLRRIEEPDMRLALATILDSLNIGWTDPS
- a CDS encoding adenylate kinase; this translates as MRVVLLGPPGAGKGTQAVLLSEKLGVPHISTGDLFRANISEQTPLGLEAKRYMDAGELVPSDVTNRMVRSRVAEPDAARGFVLDGYPRTVDQADALAKILDDLGSELDAVLCFVVSEDTVVDRMLARGRSDDNEETIRTRLRIYRDETQPLLNYYDGLVVSVDGVGEVDEVNARALEALGRNATTG
- the eccB gene encoding type VII secretion protein EccB, which gives rise to MPAQLTTRAQVNGYRFLLRRLDHALVRRDVRMLHDPMRSQIRSLMVGLVLGILVTAGAAILAFLRPQGAIGDALIVSGKSSGALYVVVEKDDGSQTLHPVLNLASARLITGSNADPHAVKDDKLGSLPRGPLLGIPGAPAALPGSAQGGDSHWSLCESIQLSAGGSAASAAGATTTVVAGRPELSDRVRAAGPAEALLVGRENKTYLIYDGKRAEVDPADSVLSRALDLPAHRPRPVGTGFLGATTQVPQLMAPAIDRAGEPGPGPLSRIPIGGIISVAGVGRDTTPEMYVVLADGVQPVSPFAAEVIRYADSQGMSQVEVMPPDVLDEVPVVRHLPIADFPGEIPEIVDPEDGPVTCVAWSKSPGRAPAGAGIGDGPGERAVVGLLIGSKLPIAESATPVQLATADSSGDRVDQVYLSPIHGEYVQVTGLEPGSPRRGSLFYVADNGIRYGVPDSATAEVLGLGSTPHLAPWAIVGQLVPGPTMDLREALVSHDSLSEG